One region of Priestia megaterium genomic DNA includes:
- the cwlD gene encoding N-acetylmuramoyl-L-alanine amidase CwlD has protein sequence MSKVKIMSTIIALLVLFVIVQYQIDHRTSSGSLSLPLSGKVIVLDPGHGGVDGGAVGEDEVLEKEITLKISLMLRDYLQEQGALVIMTREKDEDLAAKDTRGYSRRKVEDLKNRLTMINKSNADLYLSIHLNAIPSSAWRGAQTFYYGSLKENEQVAKLIQQELRNNLDNTTREAKAIQTLYLLKHSKPPGALVEVGFLSNPTERKMLQSKRYQKKLAESIYEGVSRYFTGEKPK, from the coding sequence ATGTCTAAAGTAAAAATAATGAGCACAATTATAGCGCTTCTTGTTCTTTTTGTCATTGTACAATATCAAATAGATCATAGAACATCATCCGGTTCGCTTTCACTTCCTCTTAGCGGGAAAGTTATTGTACTAGATCCTGGACATGGCGGTGTTGATGGAGGAGCGGTAGGAGAGGATGAGGTGCTTGAAAAAGAAATAACTCTTAAAATTTCGTTAATGCTTCGAGACTATCTGCAAGAGCAAGGGGCACTTGTTATTATGACGAGAGAAAAAGACGAAGACCTAGCGGCCAAAGATACAAGAGGATACAGTCGCAGAAAAGTAGAAGACTTAAAAAATCGCTTAACGATGATTAATAAATCCAACGCTGATTTGTACTTAAGTATTCACTTGAATGCTATTCCATCCTCTGCGTGGAGAGGGGCTCAAACTTTCTATTACGGATCCCTAAAAGAAAACGAGCAAGTGGCCAAACTCATTCAACAAGAGCTAAGAAATAATCTGGACAATACGACCCGTGAAGCAAAAGCTATTCAAACTCTTTACCTTCTTAAGCATTCTAAGCCACCCGGTGCTTTGGTTGAAGTAGGATTCTTGTCAAATCCTACAGAACGTAAAATGCTTCAATCGAAACGCTATCAAAAAAAGTTAGCTGAATCCATTTATGAAGGAGTCAGCCGGTATTTTACTGGAGAAAAGCCTAAATAA
- the rpsI gene encoding 30S ribosomal protein S9, whose translation MAQVQYYGTGRRKSSVARVRLVPGNGRVTINGREIEEYIPFAALREVVKQPLALTETVGNYDVFVNVNGGGYAGQAGAIRHGISRALLEADPEYRGTLKRAGLLTRDARAKERKKYGLKGARRAPQFSKR comes from the coding sequence TTGGCACAGGTACAATATTACGGAACTGGTCGTCGTAAAAGCTCTGTTGCTCGTGTACGTTTAGTACCAGGTAACGGTCGCGTAACAATCAACGGTCGTGAAATCGAAGAATACATTCCATTTGCTGCACTACGTGAAGTAGTAAAACAACCACTTGCTTTAACTGAAACTGTAGGTAACTATGACGTATTTGTAAACGTTAATGGTGGAGGTTATGCAGGTCAAGCTGGCGCTATTCGTCACGGAATCTCTCGTGCTTTATTAGAAGCAGACCCTGAATACCGTGGAACATTAAAACGTGCTGGTCTATTAACTCGTGACGCTCGTGCGAAAGAACGTAAAAAATACGGTCTTAAAGGCGCTCGTCGTGCACCACAATTCTCAAAACGTTAA
- a CDS encoding DUF2521 family protein has protein sequence MNEVTYLKEKRYEKEMKYERKVLRELSFDLLQERLRRYFHPMFQWNMLGDEHVEEYCLDIAIESFLLGARLSKRGKGYEDVQKHSKQEESLLIDTLYGAVSMSVTDLYQDGLYYLCQGYVQDWWKEGYRTAEKRRRLRLH, from the coding sequence GTGAACGAGGTTACATATTTAAAAGAAAAACGTTATGAAAAAGAAATGAAATATGAACGCAAAGTCCTAAGGGAACTATCGTTTGATTTGCTTCAAGAGAGGCTGCGCCGTTATTTTCATCCAATGTTTCAGTGGAATATGCTAGGAGACGAACATGTGGAGGAGTACTGTCTTGACATTGCTATCGAATCATTTTTATTAGGTGCCCGGTTGAGTAAACGTGGTAAAGGCTACGAAGATGTTCAGAAGCACAGTAAGCAAGAAGAGTCTCTTTTAATTGATACATTGTACGGAGCCGTCAGCATGTCTGTAACAGATCTTTATCAAGATGGTCTGTATTATTTGTGTCAAGGATATGTGCAAGACTGGTGGAAAGAAGGTTATCGAACCGCAGAAAAAAGACGCCGTTTACGTTTGCATTAA
- a CDS encoding P-loop NTPase, protein MLTEKQVKEVVGEITDPFLNKKLSETDAIKEITIKAEKQHISLKIAVAKTGTSEQLSLQGTIVEELKKAGVQSVGLRFVEFTPEELQQYRAEQPNTGNLLTSLNAPEFIAIASGKGGVGKSTVSVNLAVSLARLGKKVGLIDADIYGFSVPDMMGITQRPVVEGEKIIPVDRFGVKVISMGFFVEDNSPVIWRGPMLGKMLTSFFTEVEWGELDYLLLDLPPGTGDVALDVHSMLPACKEVIITTPHPTAAFVAARAGAMALKTDHEVIGVVENMAYFESQLTGEKEYVFGKGGGPKLAEELQTELLGQLPLSQPDWNEEDFAPSIYDESHRLGQIYGEIASKIAFICENEKAATGK, encoded by the coding sequence ATGCTAACGGAAAAGCAAGTAAAAGAAGTAGTAGGGGAAATTACAGATCCATTTTTAAATAAAAAACTATCAGAAACAGATGCGATTAAAGAAATAACAATCAAAGCTGAAAAACAGCATATAAGCCTGAAGATTGCTGTTGCAAAAACAGGTACGAGTGAACAGTTGAGCCTGCAAGGCACAATTGTAGAAGAATTAAAAAAAGCAGGTGTACAGTCGGTTGGACTGCGATTTGTTGAGTTTACGCCTGAGGAACTTCAGCAGTACCGCGCTGAGCAGCCGAATACTGGAAACTTACTAACTAGTCTGAATGCACCTGAATTTATTGCTATTGCCAGCGGTAAAGGAGGCGTTGGTAAATCAACAGTCTCTGTTAACTTAGCCGTTTCTCTAGCTCGTTTAGGAAAAAAAGTTGGTTTAATTGATGCTGACATTTATGGATTCAGCGTCCCAGACATGATGGGAATCACACAACGTCCTGTAGTAGAAGGTGAAAAGATTATTCCAGTTGATCGTTTCGGAGTAAAAGTTATTTCCATGGGCTTCTTTGTAGAAGATAATTCACCTGTTATCTGGCGAGGACCTATGCTCGGAAAAATGTTGACGAGCTTCTTTACAGAAGTTGAATGGGGAGAATTAGATTATCTTTTACTAGACTTACCTCCAGGAACAGGTGATGTCGCATTAGACGTTCACTCCATGCTTCCTGCTTGTAAAGAAGTGATTATTACAACACCACATCCTACAGCGGCATTTGTTGCAGCTAGAGCGGGTGCTATGGCTTTGAAAACCGATCATGAGGTCATTGGAGTTGTAGAAAATATGGCTTACTTTGAAAGCCAGCTAACAGGGGAAAAAGAGTATGTATTTGGTAAAGGCGGGGGTCCAAAACTGGCTGAGGAACTTCAGACAGAGCTGTTAGGACAGCTTCCGTTAAGTCAGCCTGATTGGAATGAAGAAGATTTTGCACCTTCCATTTACGACGAATCGCATCGTTTAGGTCAAATATATGGAGAGATTGCAAGCAAGATTGCATTTATTTGCGAAAATGAAAAAGCAGCAACAGGAAAATAA
- the rplM gene encoding 50S ribosomal protein L13 — translation MRTTFMAKANEVERKWYVVDAEGKTLGRLASEVASILRGKHKPTFTPHVDTGDHVILINASKIELTGKKLTDKIYYRHSMHPGGLKQRTALEMRTNYSEKMLELGIKGMLPKGSLGRQMFKKLHVYAGETHPHEAQKPEVYELRG, via the coding sequence ATGCGTACAACTTTCATGGCGAAAGCAAACGAAGTAGAGCGTAAATGGTATGTTGTCGATGCTGAAGGTAAAACTTTAGGTCGTTTAGCAAGTGAAGTAGCATCAATCTTACGCGGTAAACATAAACCAACTTTTACACCACATGTTGATACTGGTGATCACGTGATCCTTATCAATGCGTCAAAAATCGAATTAACAGGTAAAAAATTAACTGATAAAATTTATTACCGTCACAGCATGCACCCAGGTGGTTTGAAACAACGTACAGCATTAGAAATGCGTACTAACTACTCTGAGAAAATGCTTGAATTAGGAATCAAAGGCATGCTTCCAAAAGGTAGCCTAGGCCGTCAAATGTTCAAAAAATTACATGTGTATGCTGGTGAAACACATCCACATGAAGCACAAAAACCAGAAGTTTACGAACTTCGCGGATAA
- the truA gene encoding tRNA pseudouridine(38-40) synthase TruA — MKRLKCIVAYDGTHFSGYQVQPNKRTVQLEIEAVLEKMHNKKVPIYASGRTDTNVHAQGQVIHFDTNLNIPCDKWKKALNSMLPDDIVMKNVCEVDAHFHARYDVTSKEYRYHILRGEDRNPFTRSYAYHYPYPLDYSKMKKAITYLLGTHDFTSFCSARTEVEDKIRTIYKIDMYEENSQLVFRFVGSGFLYNMVRILVGTLLEVGQGRIEPDAIKDILESKSRPRAGKTAPSQGLYLWRVFYDN, encoded by the coding sequence ATGAAACGTTTAAAATGTATAGTTGCATACGACGGCACACACTTTTCAGGTTATCAAGTTCAGCCCAATAAGCGAACAGTTCAACTGGAGATTGAAGCCGTTTTAGAGAAAATGCATAACAAAAAAGTTCCGATTTACGCCTCTGGACGAACGGACACAAATGTTCATGCACAGGGGCAAGTCATTCATTTTGACACAAACCTAAATATTCCATGTGATAAGTGGAAAAAAGCATTGAATTCAATGCTACCAGATGATATTGTAATGAAGAATGTATGTGAAGTTGATGCACATTTTCACGCCCGGTATGACGTTACTTCAAAAGAGTATCGCTATCATATTTTGCGCGGCGAAGATCGAAATCCTTTCACTCGTTCTTATGCATACCATTACCCTTATCCATTAGACTACTCAAAAATGAAAAAAGCCATCACATATTTACTCGGTACACACGACTTTACAAGCTTTTGTTCAGCGAGGACAGAAGTGGAAGATAAGATTCGTACGATTTACAAGATTGATATGTATGAAGAGAATAGTCAGCTTGTGTTTAGATTCGTTGGAAGTGGCTTTCTGTATAATATGGTTCGTATTCTTGTTGGAACGCTTTTAGAAGTAGGACAAGGCCGTATTGAACCAGATGCTATAAAAGATATTCTAGAAAGCAAATCACGTCCTCGTGCAGGGAAAACTGCGCCTTCGCAAGGACTATATTTATGGCGCGTTTTCTATGACAACTAA